The Portunus trituberculatus isolate SZX2019 chromosome 50, ASM1759143v1, whole genome shotgun sequence genome includes the window AGGAGAGTCACTGTATCCTACCTTTCCTCTCACTACTGATTGTCTGATTAGTGTGGCTTGGGGTTACAATGGGGGGAATTACCATTAGTCTTCCTGTGGCTGTTAGTATTGGCTCTTTTTCTATTACTACGTGGCAAATGATGCAAAGCTGACTTTACCCTGGCCACTGAGAACTTTGCTGTGGCAGGGACATGTCACTGTAATGGGGAAGGAGCTTTGCTACTCATCTTTCTGATTGTTACTTTTGTCATTAGGCGGGCTGGGGAGAATGTACCCTGCTTGGGCTGTTACTACttaccactactgctgtctCTCATTATCTTGTCATAAAATAGTCCCtgactgcctttttttttttatcagaattTGTTTCCCATTTGAATAAATCTGGGTTAATTAACATGAAGTTAGCAATAAAGGTACTTTCTTTGTTGTCCCATCCATTTATTGCACTCCTCACTCCTGGCCCACCACCTTCATTTGTCATACTCTTCTCAAGATTGATCAATCAGTGTTGAAATGTTTTTGTTTCATCATCAGGTACATTAATATCTCAGAGATGTTTTAATTTCATGGAACATTATTGACTATCCATCCTGTACTGTTGAGTTAGCACATTAATGGGAGTAAACAAGGGAAACATCGACCATTACTTAAGTAAGGTTTGTGTTTCTGTACAGGATGGAGGCAGCCCAGAGTGGCGAGGCCATTAGTGACATCCACAACTACCTGGACACATTCAACAAGGAGATACAGACAGGAGACCAGGGACCCACCAGTGAGTTGATTACCCCACTGCTTGTTTCACACCACAGTTGCTATTGTGATAATAAAACATTCCTGCTATACTGACGGttgttttcatataatttaacAAATTGTTTGAGTAATTTACAAATTACCAATTATCTGCTTTAGAATGGCTACCATCCAGGTGAATGCTCCAGGTGATGTGGCCCAGGTGTTTGTGGACGAGTCCGGCCAATACTTCTACCAGAATGTGGACGGCAGCCAGCagcagatggtggtggtgtcatccTCTGACCCGGCTGAGGGCTCGGAGGGAGAGTCTGGAGGAGCAGACGGCTCCTCCGTGATGCTCACCCCTGAGGAGGACTCCCTGCATGAGGTGTGGCCAGGCTGCAGTGTGGCTTTGTCTTTCAAGAGAGTGGATGTGTGCATACTCATTTGTAGCTACATCAACATCTGCTTACTTttgttaatatatatacattttctagttataactttcctctcctcacccaTTCTGAAGTGCTGAAGCATTGTGTTGTTATAGTATAAATAACAGTAGAAATTATTGTTGAAGTACTTTCAATTCCAAGTGGTCTATACACAATTATTATTTCTGGTTGATGGTGGCGGTACAGGAGGGTGACAGCCTGTCGCAGGGCCAGGTGGCACTCGGGGAGGATGGCACACTGCAGGTTATTCCCAGCATGCAGCAGGGAGAGGCCAACAGTCCAGTTGTTCTCAATACAGGTCAGTCTGTCAATTGGTTATGCTAACTACTGTTGGGAAATATCTTGACTAACCCAACCTCCTGTtttcccttgttctctctcaAATGCTCCTCTCCTTGTGTGTGCAGGAGACAACAACCAAATAGTCACCCTGGTTCCATCTGCCACCAACCCTGGCGAGGTGAGCTATGTCCTCATTGTGGAGCAGTCCGGCGACACCGACAAGGATGACACAGTGTATGACTTCAATGAGGCAGACGAGGGACTCAGCTATGTGAGTACCAGGACGGCTCACCACTGTGTATCACACCATTGTTTCCCACCACAGTGTATACAAAAAACATGATGAAAATCTACATAAAAGCCAAATCTATATACATTGTCTATTGTATGCCTTGCAATGTGATGTCATGCACTTTTTGTTTCCTTGCAGGAGTCAGGTGAAGAGGATGACAAAAAAATGATGCGTATCATCCACAAGAAGTCCCAGACTGTCACACAAGCCCACATGTGCAACTACTGCAATTACACCAGTCCTAAAAGGTACACACATGCACCCCTTACCTGTGTACAGGACACGCCTCAGCAGTGTGGCTTGCAGTGACATATGTGCTAATTCACTTattgtgtgttcactgtttgatctgctgcagtctctgacgagacagccagacgttaccctacggaacgagctcagagctcattatttccgatcttcagataggcctgagaccaggcacacaccacacaccgggacaacaaggtcacagctcctcgatttacatcccgtacctactcactgctaggtgaacaggggctacacgtgaaaggagacacacccaaatatctccacccagccggggaatcgaaccccagtcctctggcttgtgaagccagcgctctaaccactgagctaccgagctgtgtgtgtgtgtgtgtgtgtgtgtgtgtgtgtgtgtgtgtgtgtgtgtgtgtgtgtgtgtgtctctcaatTATACTTTACACCTGAGACAGCAATAGCAATCAGTCACTGATCCTGCCACTCCCCAGGTACCTGTTATCACGCCACATGAAGTCTCACAGTGAAGAGCGGCCGCACAAATGTTCTGTGTGTGAACGTGGCTTCAAGACGCTTGCCTCCTTGCAGAACcacgtcaacacacacacgggcatcAAGCCACACCGCTGCAAGTACTGTGAGAGCACCTTCACCACTTCAGGTAAGCAGGCACTTGACTTATCTGttcatatacagtggagactcaatgaacttaattcattccaaatggctgttcgattatcaaaaagtttgactaccAATACCTGTAATTCAGGTAACTCATTCTAACCTTAGTAAAACATGAAGTTTACAAtaaatttcaatgtaattttttttataattttagtTTGTActtactgtaagtgaaggctggtgatgaatAACatagaaaaggaggggaaagggtgggaaggaggagggaggttattCGTTGGGGGACGAGTCACCACCATTGAAAATGTCGGGTAATTcgtctcctggtgtgattcctgtgaacccactagtggagggctgtgggtcactaacacttgcactctcactagattccttattttcatcactgatAAACCCTTTTGGTGCCATTGTTAGTTTCTAATGAAAAACCACTgacagaatgcaggagaatgttgttgttctcttgaCAGTGGCGTAgtggcaggactagggatgtacACCGGTACTTGGTATACCAGAATACCTGTATTTTAGTTTCAGTATTACCAGTATCAAAATGGGCAACTGGGAGCAGTAGGAAGCAAACCCAGGAACCCTTGGTTACAACCACACGTGCGGCTGTTcgagtacagtaatactccgcttaacaaacgttcatttaacgaatttccggtttaacgtactatataaagttagaccaaaaagtctgcataacgtacaaccacatctgttttagcgaattttctgggtttcaatttgccaggtgagggaccgaacgtggcagcttcgctgtgattggctagctccctgcctctgtctctagcgctcctagagctggatccaagattctttaacaacatcagagcagcctcctgccgcgaaatggcatccatgaacgttggagggacagtgacaaggttgctatcaggttgctctgaggttgctgggaacaccacctctggaggtggtgttactgtcttatatatgcatttatgttcacaaaacaacatttctattagctttttacaaaccttgcctccaggaaaggattgttttgtaatgcataaagtgaaatcttacttggaataccaaaaattaaagcagagatgagatcggccacagacaaaGCGGAGACTCACAAcgactcagccgcttcttcttgtgagccttttagcctgcgtgttgtctttcaccacgatattaaatttatgtttccactcctctattgccattatttcctatgggagaattacgtctgcttaacgaatttccactctacgaacagctttgatatcccctatcctgttcgttaagcggagtattcctGTATTAGATATTTTTTCGAGTACCAGATCGAACTTTtgcattcgagtattgaaaagttgaaTTTTTAAGACATTCGATTATTGAGTCTTCACTCTAGCATTTGTCTATTAAAATTGATATGTTTGGTGTGTATTTTACTTTCATAATTTCTAATAGGAAATTAATTTCCTAAATTCTCCTttaaaatggaaggagaaattaCATTGTGAAAATAACGTACAGAAGTTGTTATGATTGCAGGTGATGGTTGTGacatgttgttgttttcaggTGAGCTGGTCAGGCACGTGCGTTACATCCACACTCACGAGAAGCCCCACAAATGTCCGGACTGTGAGTATGCCAGTGTGGAATTGAGCAAGTTGAAGCGGCACATGAGGTGTCACTCTGGCGAGCGGCCTTATCAGTGCCCCCACTGCACCTATGCCAGCCCCGACACCTTCAAGCTCAAGCGCCACCTCAGGATCCACACCGGGGAGAAGCCGTATGAGTGTGAGATCTGCCGGGCACGCTTCACCCAGTCCAACTCCCTCAAAGCCCACAAGCTGATACACACAGGTAGTGGACACTGCCGGGGAGAAGAGAGCACTGGGTTGTGGCTGGGGAGGTCTCTGAGGTGATAGAATAGAACAAGtgtatgaagagaagagaaagagaaaggagaaaggaatggcTATGAATCTTGAAAGTAGTGGAAAGATGCCTATGATAATGTTTAGGCTTATGAGATAGTAGAAGTACAAAAGAATGAACTTTCATGTTTACCTACTATTTGCTAAGATACACCTCTCCTATTttggtttgtttctttttaatgaggtatcttcagttttcttctctctttttccactgTCTTTGTTAAGTAAAATATTTTCAGTTTGACACTTATGCCTCCCTAGGGATTACAAGGCTCAGTGCTACCCTTGTGTCTGACAGGTAACAAGCCAGTGTATGCCTGTGAGCTGTGCCCAACAACCTGTGGCCGCAAGACAGACCTCAGGATACACGTCCAGAAGCTCCACACCTCCGACAAACCCCTCAAGTGCAAAAAGTGTGGCAAAGCATTCCcagacaggtgtgtggtgcCATGCCTGTCCTTCTCTATATACTTGTCTTCTGGAAAATTAGAGTTGTAGTGTTGTGTAGCCATCAGCCAGTTCCCTCTATAGACAAGTCTTGTTAGTACCTCTGCCACTGCCTCTTGTCactcatcattgttgttgttgttgacatgCTCCATTACGGACTAGTTttatttctgatcctgtcaTCATAATTGTTGGAATTTATTCTACTGTCCTTTTGATTGATGTGTTCTTTTACTCAGTTGTCTTATCTACCTCCACTGTTTATGCTGCTGCCTTTAACTTTGGTTTTAGAATTAAGCATAATGTGAATGCCTACCAGATGAGTCTACTGAAAAATTACTGTTTGAAAAGTGCTCTATATATTATTGTTAAGAGGTAATCAGTCACAGTCATGAATACAGGTTTATTGCACATTTCCTTACTATTGCAGGAGCAACTTCATACGTTTAGAGTGTGTCTCCTTAGTATTACAGTTAATGCTCATTGCCTGCAGGTATACATTCAAGCAACACAACAAGAGTCATGAAGGTGAAAAGTGCTTCAAGTGTGACCTCTGCCCGTATGCCTCCACTTCTGCCAGGCATCTTGAATCTCACATGCTGGTCCACACTGAGCAGAAGCCCTATCAGTGTGACCAGTGCGACCAGGTGATCCTCAGGGGCCACACTCATGATGGATAGAATACCTTAGGACtgggagatgggaggaagacaagaggctTCAGATTTTTTCTGGAGAAGACATGGGTGATGTAGGGAGTGATAGGTGATTTATTGAAGGATGCTGAGAgttagaggaagggagagaaggcaggAGAGGTAAGATGATGCGTTGGTGGAAATTGATGGATGATAGAAAAGTAGTACCGTTATTGTAGTAGGAGGTTATAGAATGGTGGATCTTAACCTGGAGGGCATGCCCCCCCTTAGGGAGGCATCAGTAATTTCCAAGGGGGGTGCATCCACTTGAGAAAATAACTGGAATTTTTCTAGTtatatttataattttcatAACGAGTGCatgaaaagtttaggaaaatgcAAAAGTATTGTTTTTTCTAAAATTTCAAAAAATTCATTgggggtgtggagggaaggagaaattcCTAGAGCGGTCATGGtagtaaaaaggttaagaaccactgttgTAGAGAGATTGTTAATGGTGATGGAGTGATGGTGTTGTAATGTTTAGTTTGGATGAGCTATGGTGAGGTGAGAAAGGACATTGCAGTGGATAAAAGGACTAATTGGGTATTTTAACTAGaatcaaggaaaggaaaagcattTTGGAATACTCTATAATCTTAGTGAAAATACTGAAATACATTAATTGAAGAGTAGCATGTAAGCCTACACATGAGGTCAGCCACaatgccacactcaccacccaTCCCTTGACAGGCCTTCCGTCAGAAGCAGCTGCTGAAGCGTCACCAGAACCTGTACCACAACCCTGAGTACATCCCACCCCTACCACGGGAGAAGACCCAGGAATGTCCAGAGTGTGGCAAGGCATTTAGGCACAAAGGTGGGCTGCTGCACTCACTgacacatttcttccttccaagTGACCACATATCCTCCATATAGATTTAACTTATTACCTGCATTGTATTCCCTTTGCTGTTACACCCATACTAATGTTCTTTGTACTGATGTTGATCTCTTCATTTCATCAGGAAGACTCGtatctatgtatatttttttcttgtgctgGCTTCTAAAAATTTCTCCCAGTAAATAGCTGCagatcttattcttgttcttgcatACTCTGACCCTCATAGCCTTTCATACCCAAATTCTTTCACATTGTCTCTTATACAGTATGTGCTTTTAGTTATCTTGCAAGTCATCATGCACTCCACAAGGCCAAATACCTGTAGTGTTTTGCTTGGCATAGTCCAAGCACTCCacatttcactttttcatttcttcttctttacataATAGGTATATTGTACACACTTTAAATACTTTCAAaactcattcatctctctcatcCAATATGAACTGCTTGCTTTCTGTATCTATACTCTTCACCCCCTCAGTATGAGAAATGTACTTGAGTGAGAAATTATAACCTATTATAGTTATCACCATTGTAATTCACTATTCTCACCTTCACCAGGCAACCTTATTCGCCACATGGCCATCCACGATCCTGATGCCTCTGCCCAGGAGAAGGCTCAGGCTCTCAAGATTGGCCGGCAGAAGAGGCTGCAGCTCATCAATGGCCAACAGGTGGGCTTTGCATCACTATTAAATCTTCATTGGTTTCCTCAGGttcatcacttcctcatttagATAGTAGAATGCATTGTTGATGAAGCAATCTTTCTTGGCACTATAGTGTATTATTTTCagcaccatttttcttttctgctataCAGTGACTGTTGCACTGCACTCATCTTATGtgtatttatgtttgtttggTGCAGGTGGAGATGTACACAGGAGATGTGGATGAGGATGAGATCATGGCTGTTGAGGGTCAAGATGGCAATCAGTATGTGGTTCTGGAGGTCATTCAGCTCCAGGTAAGGTGGTGCTGCTCAGCTCAGCTAAGATCATAAGACCTGGTGTTATTGTATGTTATTGTGACTGAATATTTATGGATCATGCATAAAGTTAAAATAGGAAAAGGTACAAGCCCATTAAATTTGTTGAATATCAGGAGAGGACAGTGTTTTGTGATGATCATTGATTAGGTATGTGTATTTTATTGTCATGTTAAAGTATTAAGACCATGTTGAAAGAATGGATGAGATTATGTGTAGATACTGAATCAAAAGTTTGtgagaggaaaagcaagaaaaagatagagaggtgAGTTTTTACAAATGTGTTCATAGTTAATCTTGTGTTTTGTTGCTGCAGGATGGAGAGGGCCATGTGATGATGTCAGATGGGATCCCAGTGACAGACGGTCCCCTGGATGGCACTGGTGTGGGAGGGGTCTTGAGTGCCTCCCCACTCATGGTGCCAGAGACTATAACTGGAGATCCCATTGCCACAGACTCTATAGGTGAGGTTGGCAGCCATTACATAAACCTTAACTGTGCATATATTTGTGTTGTAATGTTGAATGTTTTTCATATGGTAGGAGAGTGGCCTGACAGCATACTCTGTGGTTCTATTGGAAGTATGTTGATATTTTGTTTCCTGTGCATTGTAAAGGGCAGCTAAAAGAGATGATGTTGGTGTCATTGCAGGCTCAGTGGATGGAGCATGCCTAGTGCCGGGCTCAACCCTTCTGGAGCTGCAACACAAGAAACCAACAGAGCTTAAGACAGAGGTGGTGGGCAGTGTGGAGGCCAAAAAAGAAGTGCAAAAGGAGATGGAAACCTGCTTTGGCTTTGATGTGAGTTTGTATAttaacctagttgtatttacttagttgtatattacagggttcaagcaggactcatagtgacctgtccccatacctacttttatccaacttttccttaaatttatgtatattttgtgCTACTACAATCTCCACCATCCTATGCAAAAAAAttaactttttaatgttcctcaaacactgacttttcatgatcttggagtgtcctcttgtttgtctatcatcctcagttagtgataccaggtcttgtcttactatcttttccatacagtttactaTCTTACAcatcgttattaggtctcctctctcccatctatccttcaaagttggtagctagtttcatttccttcaatcttttttCATAGAGAAGATCCTTTAATTCAgacaccatctttgtagtggtcCTTTGGATCCTGTCTAGTTTTCTGAAGTCCTtctgcctgtatggtgaccaTAACACTGCtgttatcatagtggttatgatcttttcatcatactcttttccatgtaattgaatgccaccctgatatttgttagtgtcttgtatgttgaagcaaataacccatttatgtgtcttcctggaatcagggtgtcttgtataatcacttccaggtcttctctccttttcattataaactcttctcccattttgtgtTCCCATGTAGATCTTCTAttacccatttccatcacatggcatttcttgattttaaattctaatttttcacttttggctccattcccagatcttgtcaatatcACACAGTCCTTGTTGTTCCTTATTATTCTCAAGAGTTGCATTATCTGCatacagatttatgtagctattcaatccctcttgtatatcattaatatatacttggaacataattggtgccagcacaGAACCCTGTGGTATGTCTTTGGTAACTGTGCTCCAGCTTGATGGAatgtctcttatcattgtcctcatttccctatctgctAATTAGTCTGCCAGTTTAAGATACTTCCCTGTATTCTTacaatgtgttttattttccataggagtcttctatgtggtactctgtTGAAAGCCTTCTTAATGTCCAAATACACTGTGTCAACCCATCCACCTCTCCCTTGtatttcatctattactcttgtataaaagcttagtaaatttgttat containing:
- the LOC123499707 gene encoding transcriptional repressor CTCF-like — encoded protein: MEAAQSGEAISDIHNYLDTFNKEIQTGDQGPTSDVAQVFVDESGQYFYQNVDGSQQQMVVVSSSDPAEGSEGESGGADGSSVMLTPEEDSLHEEGDSLSQGQVALGEDGTLQVIPSMQQGEANSPVVLNTGDNNQIVTLVPSATNPGEVSYVLIVEQSGDTDKDDTVYDFNEADEGLSYESGEEDDKKMMRIIHKKSQTVTQAHMCNYCNYTSPKRYLLSRHMKSHSEERPHKCSVCERGFKTLASLQNHVNTHTGIKPHRCKYCESTFTTSGELVRHVRYIHTHEKPHKCPDCEYASVELSKLKRHMRCHSGERPYQCPHCTYASPDTFKLKRHLRIHTGEKPYECEICRARFTQSNSLKAHKLIHTGNKPVYACELCPTTCGRKTDLRIHVQKLHTSDKPLKCKKCGKAFPDRYTFKQHNKSHEGEKCFKCDLCPYASTSARHLESHMLVHTEQKPYQCDQCDQAFRQKQLLKRHQNLYHNPEYIPPLPREKTQECPECGKAFRHKGNLIRHMAIHDPDASAQEKAQALKIGRQKRLQLINGQQVEMYTGDVDEDEIMAVEGQDGNQYVVLEVIQLQDGEGHVMMSDGIPVTDGPLDGTGVGGVLSASPLMVPETITGDPIATDSIGSVDGACLVPGSTLLELQHKKPTELKTEVVGSVEAKKEVQKEMETCFGFDDEDEGQQIHLEFGE